One segment of Rhipicephalus sanguineus isolate Rsan-2018 chromosome 6, BIME_Rsan_1.4, whole genome shotgun sequence DNA contains the following:
- the LOC119396062 gene encoding uncharacterized protein LOC119396062, with the protein MTGGVPEYSASQNLSPPPEYPSEWFAAHPGSKPIVLVKRCFASEEHLAKAVSERLAAGNLPVEYVVQFMHVEGAKIKDTLTEDWESFGVTIGSAGETISPWDLLSITEQAGPDYLINTETTDVDNLPDRTGLFALLVCIYRLLVARCLGGRRDYIQRLRDDNLKRILRTFRCSSQYLERAEREFGHWIRDRSYLSLVAALDMFLNRFGHHDMAVLRAGSHVSRYKHCAVLDDIARLCKATGLKPSELFQWVFLERAAEELNVIFAKGQELFQEQSYAPYLSDLGLSRRSPYSATANPSIHYWCNAAASLMGITQSQKARITHDGDLSGATVSAMVFAYASMKCRLRCRILPKSDILVREMVAEGNAPRDTGQMPEAFEAAQWYQYLTEKSFVVDPEISKYCLSKLRADVRDGSVGAKLAELIPK; encoded by the coding sequence ATGACAGGAGGTGTCCCCGAATACTCGGCGAGTCAAAATCTCAGTCCACCTCCCGAGTACCCGTCAGAATGGTTTGCAGCGCATCCGGGATCGAAGCCGATCGTTCTCGtgaagcgctgcttcgcatcggaGGAGCATCTCGCGAAAGCCGTGTCAGAGAGGCTGGCTGCCGGCAACTTGCCCGTCGAGTACGTCGTCCAGTTCATGCACGTCGAAGGGGCAAAGATCAAGGACACGCTGACGGAAGACTGGGAGTCATTCGGTGTGACCATCGGCTCCGCAGGCGAAACAATATCGCCGTGGGACCTTCTGAGCATCACGGAGCAGGCGGGACCGGATTACCTCATCAATACAGAAACGACGGACGTTGACAACTTGCCCGATCGTACTGGTCTCTTTGCTCTTTTAGTGTGTATCTACCGCCTTCTCGTAGCCAGGTGCCTCGGGGGAAGGCGAGATTACATACAGCGCTTGCGGGACGATAACCTAAAACGCATCCTGAGGACATTTCGCTGCAGCAGTCAGTATTTGGAGCGCGCCGAGCGGGAATTCGGCCACTGGATTAGGGATAGGTCCTACCTATCGCTGGTCGCTGCCTTGGACATGTTCCTCAACCGTTTTGGTCATCACGATATGGCAGTCTTGAGGGCCGGTTCACACGTGTCCAGATACAAGCACTGTGCGGTCCTCGACGACATCGCACGCCTGTGCAAAGCGACCGGACTAAAACCTTCAGAGTTGTTCCAGTGGGTTTTTCTGGAGCGTGCTGCGGAGGAATTGAATGTGATCTTCGCAAAAGGCCAAGAGCTGTTCCAGGAGCAATCTTACGCACCGTACTTGAGTGACCTCGGACTCTCTCGTCGTTCGCCGTACTCGGCGACAGCGAACCCCTCGATTCATTACTGGTGCAACGCCGCGGCCTCACTGATGGGCATAACTCAATCTCAGAAGGCGAGAATCACGCACGACGGTGACCTCTCGGGCGCGACCGTCAGCGCTATGGTGTTCGCTTACGCCAGCATGAAGTGCCGTTTGCGATGCAGGATTCTTCCGAAATCGGACATCTTAGTGCGTGAAATGGTAGCCGAAGGAAATGCTCCCAGAGACACCGGGCAAATGCCCGAAGCGTTCGAGGCTGCGCAATGGTACCAGTACCTAACGGAGAAGTCGTTCGTTGTCGACCCAGAAATTTCAAAATACTGCCTCTCCAAGCTTCGTGCTGATGTGCGTGATGGCTCGGTGGGAGCCAAATTGGCCGAACTTATTCCGAAGTAA